From a single Nematostella vectensis chromosome 3, jaNemVect1.1, whole genome shotgun sequence genomic region:
- the LOC125561360 gene encoding potassium channel subfamily K member 9-like translates to MVILEEKAVNSTKWTFYSSLYFVGSVITTIGYGHLTPRTDGGRLFLLFFAVVGIPLCVTTLKVLGEQINVGVAFCIKHLERKLFHREAKNINIKQMVVAVLLLFSQLLIGGVMYNVTEDWNYVSSVYYCFIVFSTIGFGDLVQNQGREPSNPFDVFMMFMRSVVLILGLSTLSNLLSAIVNAMDELDMVVPCRRKDKVSPLNEKVETTPKKHPPSNDVTPTHTPTPLGSTASGNTDQGVWVSESLFTRRVSNQIEVPPKNSAARDQHAENTTEARDQHLNTPWNGRGRHLLSPVSKALLMAAFPIDEPSLLLKDKSVDTLYIRRNSLVRLPPIRCANERSDVEHSQSPAKWR, encoded by the exons ATGGTTATTCTCGAGGAAAAGGCCGTGAATTCTACGAAATGGACGTTCTACTCGTCGCTGTACTTTGTTGGTTCAGTAATTACCACTATTG GTTATGGCCATCTGACACCTCGAACAGACGGCGGCCGTCTCTTCCTGCTGTTCTTTGCTGTGGTCGGGATACCTTTGTGTGTCACGACTCTCAAAGTACTTGGCGAGCAAATAAACGTGGGTGTCGCTTTCTGCATCAAACACCTCGAGCGAAAACTCTTCCATCGCGAGGCaaaaaacatcaacatcaaacAAATGGTAGTGGCTGTGCTTCTCTTGTTCTCTCAACTTCTGATTGGTGGGGTTATGTACAACGTCACAGAGGACTGGAATTACGTATCAAGCGTTTATTACTGCTTTATCGTGTTTAGTACTATCGGGTTTGGAGATCTAGTACAGAATCAAGGCCGGGAGCCAAGTAACCCCTTTGATGTGTTTATGATGTTCATGCGATCGGTGGTTCTCATTCTGGGCTTGTCCACGCTGTCTAATCTTCTGAGTGCTATCGTGAATGCGATGGATGAGCTCGACATGGTGGTTCCGTGTCGACGAAAGGATAAGGTCTCACCATTGAATGAAAAAGTCGAGACCACGCCCAAGAAACACCCTCCTAGCAATGACGTCACCCCGACACACACGCCTACACCATTAGGATCAACCGCTAGTGGTAACACCGACCAAGGCGTGTGGGTAAGCGAATCCCTGTTCACACGACGTGTCTCCAATCAAATTGAAGTCCCCCCAAAAAACAGTGCTGCACGCGATCAACACGCGGAAAACACAACAGAAGCACGTGATCAGCATTTAAACACCCCGTGGAACGGACGGGGTCGTCACCTGCTCTCGCCTGTTTCTAAGGCGTTGCTAATGGCTGCGTTCCCTATCGATGAGCCCTCTTTGCTGCTGAAGGATAAAAGCGTAGACACGTTGTACATACGTAGAAATTCGTTGGTGCGGTTGCCTCCTATCCGTTGCGCTAATGAACGCTCAGACGTGGAACATTCTCAGTCACCTGCAAAGTGGCGGTGA
- the LOC5513664 gene encoding lysosomal alpha-glucosidase codes for MSPYRVFILAVAALSTVQCRYFTPQCSMDERLRFDCFPEAGATEELCQARGCCWVPAENRPLRPEPTSKPTGVNAPLDIPYCFYPLNYGYSLTSKVATKTGYKLTLQRQGQDGPYGNDIRNLAVDVDFWQSTSLHFKIYDPANKRYEVPIPTPMITQKSNSQDYDVSFTSFPFGISVTRKSTGTVLFNSTVGGMIFEDQFLQISSLLPSSNIYGLGEHADAFKLNVTWRRDTMFARDVATPEGMQYNLYGVHPFYLNVENDGNANGLFLLNSNALEVILQPTPAITYRSLGGVLDFYMFLGPTPEAVAQQYITLIGKPRLPPYWGLGYHLCRWGYGNVSRTITVNDNMRRYKIPQDVQWNDIEYMKDHLDFTVDSTNWGGLGDFVKKLHTQYDQHYIPIVDPGISNTQPSGSYPPYSDGLAMGVFVNASNGGPIVGQVWPGNTVYPDFFNPSTQSYWTKQISQFHDVVPFDGLWIDMNEPSNFVQGSTSGCPNTKWDNPPYTPHIIGDKLIDKTLCMSARHYGYRHYDVHSLYGYTETVATMSALESIRGKRSMVISRSTFPNSGQHGGHWLGDNQATWESMYLSVPGILNMNMFGIPLVGADICGFLGNTNYELCARWTQLGAFFPFSRNHNTKGATPQDPASFGDKFASMARGVLLTRYRMLPYLYTLFFDAYNMGSTVARPLFFEFPKDAKTLAIDRQFMWGSSLLVTPVLQQGASDVTGYFPDATWYNVYDGSELQREGSGGQYHKLGCPVLCDTPLHIRGGSIIATQKPDITTAASRKNPFELIVAKTGKDGEPANGRLFLDDGESLDPVAKAPYLIVLFTATKGVLKSYPSTDYPYKPEALLDAVYVFGSAHAPGQVTVNGQKITSFAYNGNTKVLYISKLGLQLNQPFTITYI; via the exons ATGTCTCCCTACCGAGTGTTCATTCTAGCTGTTGCAGCTCTTTCAACAGTCCAGTGCCGTTATTTCACCCCACAATGCAGCATGGATGAAAGACTTCGTTTTGACTGTTTTCCCGAGGCCGGTGCTACAGAAGAATTGTGTCAGGCGCGAGGCTGTTGTTGGGTTCCTGCAGAAAACAGACCACTGAGACCAGAACCTACTTCCAAACCAACTGGTGTTAATGCACCTTTAGATATTCCCTACTGTTTCTACCCCCTGAACTACGGATACTCGCTGACTTCGAAAGTCGCGACCAAAACCGGCTACAAGTTGACTTTGCAAAGGCAAGGCCAAGATGGACCCTACGGAAATGACATAAGAAATTTAGCAGTTGATGTAGACTTTTGGCAGTCAACGTCTCTGCATTTCAAG ATATACGACCCAGCCAACAAGCGTTATGAAGTTCCCATCCCAACACCGATGATCACACAAAAGAGCAACAGCCAGGACTATGATGTCAGCTTTACCTCGTTCCCATTTGGTATCTCTGTTACTAGGAAATCTACTGGGACTGTCCT GTTCAATAGCACTGTTGGAGGCATGATATTTGAAGATCAGTTCCTGCAGATCTCATCTCTTCTTCCTTCCTCTAACATCTATGGACTTGGAGAACATGCGGATGCCTTCAAGCTTAATGTCACCTGGAGAAGGGATACCATGTTTGCAAGAGATGTGGCGACCCCAGAG GGCATGCAGTACAACTTGTATGGAGTTCATCCCTTCTATTTAAATGTAGAGAATGATGGGAATGCAAATGGGCTATTCCTTCTAAACAGTAATGCATTAG AGGTCATCTTACAGCCAACTCCAGCAATCACCTACCGGTCACTTGGGGGAGTGTTGGATTTTTATATGTTCCTTGGACCAACTCCAGAGGCTGTCGCCCAACAATATATCACA CTGATAGGCAAGCCCAGACTGCCCCCTTACTGGGGTTTGGGGTATCATCTATGCCGCTGGGGGTATGGTAACGTAAGCCGCACCATTACAGTTAATGACAATATGCGACGCTACAAAATACCTCAAGATGTACAATGGAACGATATTGAGTACATGAAAG ATCATCTGGACTTTACCGTGGACAGTACTAACTGGGGAGGCCTGGGGGACTTTGTCAAGAAGCTTCATACTCAGTATGATCAGCATTACATCCCTATAGTG GATCCTGGTATCAGCAACACGCAGCCGAGCGGATCCTACCCTCCTTACAGCGACGGGCTAGCTATGGGTGTCTTTGTGAACGCGTCCAACGGTGGTCCGATCGTAGGACAG GTGTGGCCTGGAAATACAGTCTACCCTGATTTCTTCAACCCCTCCACGCAATCTTACTGGACCAAACAAATCTCGCAATTCCACGATGTTGTCCCGTTTGACGGGCTGTGGATTGACATGAACGAGCCGTCCAACTTCGTGCAAGGCTCGACGTCAGGCTGTCCCAACACAAAATGGGATAACCCCCCGTACACCCCGCACATCATCGGCGATAAGCTGATCGACAAGACGCTTTGTATGTCCGCAAGGCACTACGGGTATCGGCACTATGACGTGCACAGTCTCTATGGTTACACCGAGACCGTCGCTACCATGAG TGCCCTTGAGAGCATTCGAGGAAAACGTTCTATGGTCATCAGTCGCTCAACGTTCCCTAACAGCGGACAACATGGCGGCCACTGGCTAGGAGACAACCAGGCCACGTGGGAAAGCATGTACCTCTCTGTGCCAG GTATCTTGAATATGAACATGTTTGGGATCCCTCTGGTTGGAGCTGACATCTGTGGGTTTTTGGGCAACACCAACTACGAGCTATGTGCACGCTGGACGCAACTTGGTGCATTTTTCCCTTTCTCTCGCAACCACAATACTAAAGGCGCAACT CCACAAGACCCAGCGTCGTTTGGTGACAAATTCGCCAGTATGGCAAGGGGCGTCCTTTTGACGAGATATCGCATGCTCCCCTACCTTTACACGCTGTTCTTCGATGCATACAACATGGGTTCGACCGTCGCAAGGCCGCTCTTTTTTGA ATTCCCTAAGGACGCTAAGACGCTTGCCATCGACCGCCAATTCATGTGGGGTTCGTCCCTCCTCGTCACACCCGTTCTGCAGCAG GGTGCCTCTGATGTGACGGGGTATTTCCCTGACGCCACGTGGTACAATGTTTACGAC GGAAGCGAGCTACAGCGTGAAGGTAGTGGCGGTCAATATCACAAGCTTGGATGCCCCGTGCTCTGCGACACACCTCTACATATCCGCGGAGGGTCAATCATAGCCACCCAGAAACCTGACATCACTACTGCCGCTAG TCGTAAAAACCCGTTCGAACTCATAGTAGCGAAAACTGGGAAAGATGGCGAGCCCGCGAATGGACGACTGTTCCTTGATGATGGAGAATCCCTAG ATCCAGTTGCTAAAGCGCCGTATCTAATTGTCTTATTTACCGCCACCAAG